The proteins below come from a single Diceros bicornis minor isolate mBicDic1 chromosome 3, mDicBic1.mat.cur, whole genome shotgun sequence genomic window:
- the FMC1 gene encoding protein FMC1 homolog — MAALGSPARTLRGLLRELRYMNAATGRPYRETAAYRYLVNAFRAHRVTSEKLCRAQHELHFQAATYLCLLRSIREHVALHQEFHGKGERSVEESAGLVGLKLPHQPGGKGWEP; from the exons ATGGCGGCTTTAGGGTCCCCGGCGCGCACTTTACGAGGCCTTCTACGGGAGTTGCGCTACATGAACGCGGCCACTGGCCGACCTTATCGCGAGACCGCGGCCTATCGGTACCTCGTGAACGCTTTCCGTGCACATCGG GTCACCAGTGAGAAGTTGTGCAGAGCCCAACATGAGCTTCATTTCCAAGCTGCCACCTATCTTTGCCTCCTACGCAGCATCCGTGAACACGTGGCCCTTCATCAGGAATTTCATGGCAAGGGTGAGCGCTCAGTGGAGGAGTCGGCTGGCTTGGTGGGTCTCAAGTTGCCCCATCAGCCTGGAGGGAAGGGCTGGGAGCCATGA